The stretch of DNA CGCTCGGCTCCAACCACCAGAATGTTGCGATACGTGCCGGTTTTGATAAACTTATCGGCCACCGACAGCGCGTAGAGAAAGCCCGTACATTGATTCCGAATGTCGAGCGCACCTACTTCGCCCCGCGTAATGCCCAGTTCACGTTGCAGCAACACGCCACAGCCCGGAATCAGGTAATCGGCACTCATGGTGGCAAAAATGATAAAATCAACATCGTTGGGGGCAATACCGGCCCGTTCGATGGCGATGCGGGCCGCAGCCGCGCCGAGGGTAGTGGCGGTTTCCTGACCCGGTTTGGCGAATCGCCGTTCGCGGATACCCGTTCGGGTTTCAATCCAGTTGCTGTCGACGTCCATACCGGGAGGCAGTTCGTCGTTTGTTACAATCCGTTCGGGCAGGTAATGGCCTACACCGGCTATTCGGGTGTTCATCATCAATAACACAACTCGTTTTCGGGGCGTTTGTCCTGAAAAACCTACAAAAACAAAAAGCCCCCCGATTGCTCTGTTCGACGTAATCAGCGACTATGCTCAACAACTTCAACAAGAATTACGTTTAATAACTTTTACCACTTAGTTGTCTTTAATGCACTCAAATACAGAGCGTCTACGCCTGCCCTCATTATCATCAGTCATATCGATTGTAAGCCTGTTTTTGACTAAAATCCCCAGCTTTTTGCGTCCTAAAAAGAACAGATAGTTATCTAAAGAATCTTTTACGTGGACATCCCCTAAAGTATAATATAATTGAACGGTTGAGTTTTTGAATTGCCTGACTTGAATATCTACCATACCTTCTTTGAGGGGGCTTATTGAAACCGTTGCCGATAAGGTATCTGTGAACATGAACACGGGTAATTCGACATCGTTAACTGCCTTTCCATCGGTGTAGGCAGTCATACGACTTACCCGATAAACACCATATAGGCCATTCTTACTGAGGTTATACTGCTGAAAAGCCCAGAAAGGTGTTGAGGCTAAAAAAACAAGTAGTAATTGACTAACTGCCTTATACTTATTCATATCCATCAAAGATAATATAACTTGAGCAAGGCTTATTTTATGATAAGATTCGAATAGCTATAAAAAATTAAAGGGGCCTGTAATCAACTGATACAGGCCCTTTAATGTTACTGCCGGAACGTCCAGCCAATCCGTTTAAAGTTCTGGCTTGGTCTCCAGTCGGTGCCTGTGCTGTCGATAACCAGGACCAGATTGGCCGTTGGGGCCGTGGTGCTGGTAGTGCGGCTAACCGTTACCGTTACCAACGCCGTGCTCGACTGCGGAGCGAAGACAGCCGTACCGCCGTTGCTGATCGAGTAGCTCGTGGCGGGGGCGGTTGTTGCGGCTGGGTCGGGCAGCACCCGAACGCTCAGCTCCGAACCCCGCTGCCGACCTACCAGATTGAGCCGGGTCGTTAAGGTAGTGGCGGCTGTCAGGTTGTTTGGCACGGCAATGAGTGGGTAGTTCCGGCCCACGGCGGGGTTGGTTGTAACCGTCTGATCAAATTCGATCAGCGTCTGCTCATCGAATACTTTATCCAGACTATTGTCGCAGGCTGCGAAGCCGAACGAGGCTACCGCGATGCCTATGATATATGCAATTTTACGCATGATGATATCGAAAGAAAAATGAATTAATAGCCCGCGTTCTGCCGAATGTTGCGGTTGGTTTGCAATTCGTTGACGGGGATATTAGCCAGAATCCGAATGTCGGTGTAAGGCACTGTGGTGACGCCAGCTCCTGTCTTCACAATATCCTGACCCCGGCGTTTCAGGTCGAACCAGCGGTGGCCTTCAAAGGCAAACTCGATCCGGCGTTGCTTCAGAATCTCGGTCAGCAGCGGAGCACCCGTCAGGACGGTGCGGGCGGTCAGGCCCGAACGCGTCCGAATGGCGTTTACATCGGTCAGTGCGGCTGCGTCGTTGCCCAGCATGGCATTGGCTTCGGCCCGGTTCAGGTACAACTCCGACACCCGAATCAGCGGAATGTTATCGAGGTTAACCGTGCCGTTTTTACCGAGGAATTTCGTGCATTCGATTTCTGCCGTACCACGTCCTGTCGTACCTAATTCATACAACTGTCGGCGAATATCGGGTACGGGGGCCGTTGCGCTTGCCCGCTCTGATTCCAGGTCGGCCAGCAATGAAGCCGTCGGTACGAGGTCGCCGAAGCCGCCGGTGCGGGCGCGGTTCCCCAGTTCAACCAGCGTAGTGTAGGTCGTTTGCAGCGACTCGTTCACGCCCGTGTTTTCAGGAATCGTGTAAACCAGTTCAAAAATTGACTCCGGGTGCCGGGCCGACCGCCAGCCGCCAATGTAACTCGACTGATCGAGGAACCGGCCAACGTTAGTTGCCAGCGCGTCGGTAGCGGCTTTTACGGCGGTGGCATAATCTTTCCGGTACAGGGCCACGCGCGACAGCAGAGCCAGCGCAGAAGCCTGCGTAGCATAAGCGGGAGCTTGTGTGTTGGTCAGCTTCGTGCTGGCTTCGTTCAGGTCTTTGTAAATCTGCGTGTACACCTCCTCGATGGAAGCGCGGGCAGGCAGCGTTACCTGACTCTGGTCGAGTACGCCCGTCAGTAGCAGCGGCACACCGCCCCGGTTCTGAGCGGCTACTTCAACGCCCGGTTCGTAGGCATAAGCACGCATCAGATCGAAATATAACAGTGCCCGCAGAAACTGCGCCTGACCTTCAATACCATTCCGGCGCGTAACTGTAGTCTGGTCGGTGCCGGTAAATACACGGGGTATGTTCTCCAGCACTAAGTTAGCCTGGTTGATAGCGAAATAAGCTGTCGTCCAGTTGGCAAAGTGGCTCTGTAAATTATTGCGGTACTCCGCGTTCAACCGGCCCGATTTGTTGGTAGCCCGGCCATTGTCGGCCAGTGCTTCCGGTATGGCAATCAGGTCGCGGCCATACACCCGGAGCGACTGAAGACGGTCGTAAACGCCGTTCAGGGCACCATCCAGACCATCGGGGGTAGAGAGTGCGGTTTGGGCATCAACCTGTAATTGAGGCTTTACCTCCAGCAACGAGCTGCACGACCCAAGCGTCAGGGCAACAGTAGCTACGGCAACCGCCGAAAAACGTTTTATGTATGCATTCATAAGTAGCAAGTCTTAAAGAATTAAAGTCCGATGTTAACCCCGAACGTGAAGGTTTTGGCGTTCGGAATAAGCCCGCTGTTGCCCGAACCGAAGTTGAGCCACTCCGGGTCGTAGCCCGTCCAGCGCGTCCAGGTCAGCATGTTCAGTGCCTGACCATACACGCGTACCTGCCGCAGCTTAATCCGTTGCAACATGCTCGATGGCAGGTCATACGACAGCGTAATCTGCTTCAGGCGCAGGTACGAAGCATCTTCCAGCGTCCGCGAACCGGCAAAAGCACTGGCACCACGCAGTTCGGCATTGCCGTTGATGGGACGGGGTACATCGGTAATGTCGCCCGGTCTTACCCAGCGACGGTTGTAGACGTCGAGTAACGTGTTGAAATTCCGGCCACCCAGTTCAGACAGGAACGCCGTTTGCCCGTTAAACGACCGCCGACCGTATTCGTACTGGAAGAACACGTCGAGCGAAATGCCTTTGTACGAGAAGGTGTTCGTAAAACCGCCGAAGAACGAAGGCTGCTCGGAACCCAGGTAGCGCAGATCGCGCGGGTTGAGCGGGTTATAGGTGATATTACCCGCGAAATCATACCACATCGGGCGGCCCGTTGCGGGGTTTACACCAGCATACTCAAACGTGTACTGGGGCAACAGCGGCTTACCCAGAATAGCCTGACGACCAACGCCGTAGAAATCGGTGTAGTTAACTAAGCGGGTGCTGTCGGGGTTTGCCAGCGGGGTAATGTTGTCCAACAACTTCGTCACCTTGTTCCGAATAAAGGTGATGTTGAAATTGGTATTCCACTTAAAGCCATCCCGCTCGAAATTGATAGTGTTCAATTCAATCTCAAGTCCCCGGTTCTGAACAGCACCGGCGTTTTGCTGAATGCTGCCATAACCGCTCGTGAAGGGCAGGTTAACGGCCAGCAGCAGGTCGCGGCTATCGCGCTGGAACACGTCGATGGCGCCGTTGATGCGGCCCTGAAACAGACTATAATCCAATCCTAAGTTGACCGTTGCACTGGTTTCCCAACGCAGGTTGGGGTTTGCCAACTGAATGGGAGCCATACCCGCCACGTTGTTGTAGTTGAAG from Spirosoma montaniterrae encodes:
- a CDS encoding RagB/SusD family nutrient uptake outer membrane protein; translated protein: MNAYIKRFSAVAVATVALTLGSCSSLLEVKPQLQVDAQTALSTPDGLDGALNGVYDRLQSLRVYGRDLIAIPEALADNGRATNKSGRLNAEYRNNLQSHFANWTTAYFAINQANLVLENIPRVFTGTDQTTVTRRNGIEGQAQFLRALLYFDLMRAYAYEPGVEVAAQNRGGVPLLLTGVLDQSQVTLPARASIEEVYTQIYKDLNEASTKLTNTQAPAYATQASALALLSRVALYRKDYATAVKAATDALATNVGRFLDQSSYIGGWRSARHPESIFELVYTIPENTGVNESLQTTYTTLVELGNRARTGGFGDLVPTASLLADLESERASATAPVPDIRRQLYELGTTGRGTAEIECTKFLGKNGTVNLDNIPLIRVSELYLNRAEANAMLGNDAAALTDVNAIRTRSGLTARTVLTGAPLLTEILKQRRIEFAFEGHRWFDLKRRGQDIVKTGAGVTTVPYTDIRILANIPVNELQTNRNIRQNAGY